TAGCCGATGAGGTCCCGGGCGAGGGAAATGTCGGCCAGCGAGTCGCGCACGTCCCCCACGCGACCCGGTTCGAATTTCGGCAGTACGCGCTTCCCCGCGAGTCCGTAGACGATCTCGAGGATGTCGAGGAGCGACACCCGTTCCCCGCAGGCGATGTTGACGACCTTTCCGCACGCGGTCTTCGGGGCGAGGCAGGCCGCAAGGTTGGCCTGGATCACGTTGTCGATGTAGGTGAAGTCGCGCGTCTGGAGGCCGTCGCCGTAGATGGTGGGGGGGACGCCGCGCAGGACGGAGGTGATGAACCGGGGGATGACGGCGGCGTACGTCGACTTCGGGTCCTGCCGCGGGCCGAACACGTTGAAGTAGCGCAGGGAGACGGTCTCGAGCCCGTAGATCTCGTAGAAGATGCGCAGGTAATATTCCCCCATCAGTTTCTGCGCCGCATAGGGGGACTTCGGGTTGGGGGTCATCGACTCCCGCTTGGGGAGCTGGGGGGTGTCGCCGTAGGCGGAAGAGGAGGCGGCGAAGACCACGCGCCGGACGCCGGCGTCGCGCGCGGCGACGAGCAGGTTCACCGTCCCCGCCACGTTGATCTCGTTGGAGAGGACCGGGTCGGCCACGGAGCGCGGAACCGAGGGGAGCGCCCCCTGATGGAGGACGTACTCGATGCCTGCCGCCGCCTTGCGGACCGTTTCGATGTCCCGCAGGTCGCCCTCGATCAGCTCGAACGCGTCGCCGTGGGCCTCCGCCAGCCCGGCGAGGTTTTCCCGTTTTCCGGTGAGGAAGTTATCGAAGACCCGCACGCTCTGCCCGGAGGCAAGGAGCGCCCGCGTCAGGTTCGACCCGATAAACCCCGCGCCGCCGGTCACCAGGTACTTCATCCCGCCTACCTTTTCCCCCGGAACCCCAAAACCGGGACGTTCACAGAAGTCCAACAAAACTGGGACAGTCTTGAACAGATGCTAAAGAGTTACGGCCATGCCAGTTCACCCAACCAACCCCAAGAGTGTCCCGCTTCTGGGGGACTTCTGTGAACGTCCCGGTTTTGGGGTTAATTGAGCCCGCGCGGTCAGAGCTTGACGATCTTGCGCGCGTACCGTCCGTTGTGCCCTTTAAGCGCGTTGCGGGTGTCGACGATCACCTTCGCCTCGCGGGCGACCATTTTATAGTCGAACGCGGCGTGGTTCGTCACGATCACCACGCAGTCGGCCTTCCGCAGCGTCGCGGCGGAGAACGGCGATGCGGCGAGCGTCATCCCCGCCTCCCGCACCTCGGGCACGTACGGGTCGCAGTACGACAGGTGCGCCCCCTTTTTCGCCAGGAGCTGCAGGATGTCGAGGGCCGGCGACTCGCGCACGTCGCTGATGTCCCTCTTGTACGCCACGCCCAGCACCAGCACCTTCGCCCCGTTGACCGCCTTCCGGCTCCGATTGAGCGCCTCGGCCACCTTTTCCACCGTGTAGTGCGGCATCTGCCCGTTCACCACGCCCGCCAGCTCGATGAACCGCGACTCGAACCCGTACTGCTTCGCCTTCCACGACAGATAGAACGGGTCCAGCGGGATGCAATGCCCTCCGATCCC
The nucleotide sequence above comes from Deltaproteobacteria bacterium. Encoded proteins:
- a CDS encoding SDR family oxidoreductase; this encodes MKYLVTGGAGFIGSNLTRALLASGQSVRVFDNFLTGKRENLAGLAEAHGDAFELIEGDLRDIETVRKAAAGIEYVLHQGALPSVPRSVADPVLSNEINVAGTVNLLVAARDAGVRRVVFAASSSAYGDTPQLPKRESMTPNPKSPYAAQKLMGEYYLRIFYEIYGLETVSLRYFNVFGPRQDPKSTYAAVIPRFITSVLRGVPPTIYGDGLQTRDFTYIDNVIQANLAACLAPKTACGKVVNIACGERVSLLDILEIVYGLAGKRVLPKFEPGRVGDVRDSLADISLARDLIG
- a CDS encoding nucleotide sugar dehydrogenase; translation: HPVSTAAVAEMVKLLENTFRSVNIALVNEIALMSNRMGIDVWEVIDAAGTKPFGFMPFYPGPGIGGHCIPLDPFYLSWKAKQYGFESRFIELAGVVNGQMPHYTVEKVAEALNRSRKAVNGAKVLVLGVAYKRDISDVRESPALDILQLLAKKGAHLSYCDPYVPEVREAGMTLAASPFSAATLRKADCVVIVTNHAAFDYKMVAREAKVIVDTRNALKGHNGRYARKIVKL